One region of Rhodocaloribacter litoris genomic DNA includes:
- a CDS encoding sugar phosphate isomerase/epimerase family protein, translating into MHRRDFLKHAALAAGGLAVWPRSAFTRPRKNLYEISLAQWSLHRALFAKELDPLDFPKVTRQTFGLDAVEYVNTFYREHATDRAYFAELKKRCEGEGVRSLLIMCDGEGHLGDPDEAKRLQAVENHRKWLEAAQFLGCHSIRVNAQSAGSYDEQMRLAADGLRRLAELGDTYGLNVIVENHGGLSSNGAWLAGVMKLVDHPRCGTLPDFGNFRIADDNWYDRYQGVAELMPYAKAVSAKSHDFDKEGNEIHTDYFRMMRIVLDAGYRGYVGIEYEGDGLSEEDGIRATKALLVRVREALAETYE; encoded by the coding sequence ATGCACCGTCGCGATTTCCTCAAGCACGCCGCCCTGGCTGCGGGCGGCCTGGCCGTCTGGCCGCGGAGCGCCTTCACCCGGCCCCGCAAGAACCTCTACGAGATCTCCCTGGCCCAGTGGTCGCTCCACCGCGCCCTCTTCGCGAAGGAACTCGACCCGCTCGACTTCCCGAAGGTCACGCGCCAGACGTTCGGCCTCGACGCCGTCGAATACGTCAACACGTTCTACCGGGAGCACGCCACCGACCGGGCCTACTTCGCCGAGCTCAAGAAGCGGTGCGAGGGCGAAGGCGTCCGTAGCCTGCTCATCATGTGCGACGGCGAAGGCCACCTGGGCGACCCGGACGAGGCAAAACGCCTGCAGGCCGTCGAAAACCACCGCAAATGGCTGGAGGCCGCACAGTTTCTGGGCTGTCATTCCATCCGCGTCAACGCCCAGAGTGCCGGCTCCTACGACGAGCAGATGCGCCTGGCCGCCGACGGGCTCCGCCGCCTGGCCGAACTCGGCGACACGTACGGCCTCAACGTCATCGTCGAGAACCACGGCGGCCTCTCCAGCAACGGCGCCTGGCTCGCCGGCGTCATGAAGCTGGTCGACCATCCCCGCTGCGGCACCCTGCCCGACTTCGGCAACTTCCGCATCGCGGATGACAACTGGTACGACCGCTACCAGGGCGTGGCCGAGCTGATGCCCTATGCCAAAGCCGTCAGCGCCAAGTCCCACGACTTCGACAAGGAGGGCAATGAGATCCACACGGACTACTTCCGCATGATGCGCATCGTCCTCGACGCCGGGTACCGGGGCTACGTGGGCATCGAGTACGAAGGCGACGGCCTGAGCGAGGAAGACGGCATCCGGGCCACGAAGGCGCTCCTCGTGCGCGTGCGCGAAGCGCTGGCGGAAACGTACGAATGA
- a CDS encoding Gfo/Idh/MocA family protein: MAGKRLGIGFIGSGFITRFHIRSWQAVRDADILGIWSPTRAHAEEAAALARLLHVGEAKAYASVADMVADPDIDAIWICGPNHRRIENMEEIVHTLKSGRGELVGIACEKPLARNVAEAKRVLALVEEAGVLHGYLEDQLFSPGLARGREIVWTRGAALTGRPYLARAAEEHSGPHGPWFWQGPLQGGGVLNDMMCHSVEVARFLLTKPGAPRHSIRPVKVSAQIASLKWSRPEYADWLRQHMGADIDYRNRPSEDFARATIFYEDEEGHTLVAETTTSWSYVGAGLRLSAELLGPEYSMSHSSLDSGVRVFFSRNVHGEAGEDLVEKQNAEQGLMPVVGNEASEYGYEDENRHFVRCFLEGRQPELDFRAGLEVVELLMTAYMSAEQERTLPWKPEGLDTFVPAVARGAWQP, translated from the coding sequence ATGGCAGGAAAACGACTCGGCATCGGATTCATCGGCAGCGGTTTCATCACCCGGTTTCACATTCGCTCGTGGCAGGCCGTCCGTGACGCCGACATCCTGGGCATCTGGAGCCCGACCCGGGCCCATGCCGAGGAGGCGGCGGCGCTGGCCCGCCTGCTCCACGTCGGCGAGGCGAAAGCCTATGCCTCGGTTGCCGACATGGTTGCCGATCCGGACATCGATGCGATCTGGATCTGTGGCCCCAACCACCGGCGGATCGAGAACATGGAGGAGATCGTCCACACGCTGAAGTCCGGGCGCGGCGAGCTCGTCGGCATCGCCTGCGAGAAGCCGCTGGCCCGCAACGTGGCCGAGGCAAAGCGGGTGCTGGCCCTGGTCGAAGAAGCGGGCGTGCTCCACGGCTACCTCGAAGACCAGCTTTTCTCGCCGGGGCTGGCCCGGGGGCGCGAGATCGTCTGGACGCGCGGGGCGGCCCTGACTGGGCGTCCCTACCTGGCCCGCGCCGCCGAGGAACACAGCGGCCCGCACGGTCCCTGGTTCTGGCAGGGCCCCCTCCAGGGCGGCGGCGTGCTCAACGACATGATGTGCCACAGCGTCGAGGTGGCCCGCTTCCTGCTCACCAAGCCGGGTGCCCCCCGCCACAGCATCCGCCCCGTCAAAGTCTCCGCCCAGATTGCCAGCCTCAAATGGTCCCGGCCCGAATACGCGGACTGGCTCCGCCAGCACATGGGGGCCGACATCGACTACCGCAACCGCCCGTCGGAGGACTTCGCCCGCGCCACCATCTTCTATGAAGACGAAGAAGGCCACACGCTGGTGGCCGAGACGACAACCTCCTGGAGCTACGTCGGCGCGGGCCTCCGGCTCAGCGCTGAACTCCTCGGTCCCGAGTATTCGATGTCCCACAGCTCGCTCGACAGCGGCGTGCGCGTCTTCTTCAGCCGCAACGTCCACGGCGAAGCCGGTGAAGACCTGGTCGAGAAGCAAAACGCCGAGCAGGGGCTCATGCCCGTCGTCGGCAACGAGGCCTCGGAGTACGGCTACGAAGATGAAAACCGCCACTTCGTGCGCTGCTTCCTCGAAGGCCGGCAACCCGAACTCGACTTCCGCGCGGGCCTCGAGGTGGTGGAACTGCTGATGACGGCCTACATGAGTGCCGAGCAGGAACGCACCCTCCCCTGGAAACCCGAAGGCCTCGACACGTTCGTCCCCGCCGTGGCCCGCGGCGCATGGCAACCCTGA
- a CDS encoding phosphodiester glycosidase family protein: MSQCWHTGFVLLLAVTACGQQPRPEELEMNWEPVEDLNADLPPGVRVYAGRNDRLPLRAWYVRIDEADPAITTRVVVSDEPDRRETVESFARDLGACVVVNGGYFVMSQNPARHAGLLLIDSILIEPATRSVVRDTVRYEAARAALGLVGDSVAFAWVTTRRDTVYAWAEPPAHRPGHPAPPLRYEAARPWPVRDALSAGPALVVGGQVRVTTNEEVFFGSAIPDVHPRTAVGRTADGALLVLVVDGRQLESRGVNLEELAWLMRGIGAVDAINLDGGGSVSLVVGGRLVNRPVGGTALREVMSALATFCE, from the coding sequence ATGTCGCAGTGCTGGCACACCGGCTTCGTGCTTCTGCTGGCGGTGACGGCCTGCGGGCAGCAGCCCCGGCCGGAGGAGCTGGAGATGAACTGGGAGCCGGTGGAGGACCTCAACGCCGATCTGCCGCCGGGGGTGCGGGTCTATGCGGGGCGAAACGACCGGTTGCCGTTGCGGGCCTGGTACGTCCGGATCGACGAGGCGGACCCGGCCATCACGACGCGGGTGGTGGTCTCGGACGAGCCGGACCGGCGCGAGACCGTCGAGAGCTTTGCGCGCGATCTGGGGGCCTGTGTGGTGGTCAACGGCGGGTATTTCGTCATGAGCCAGAATCCGGCACGGCACGCCGGCCTGCTGCTCATCGACAGCATCCTGATCGAGCCGGCGACGCGTTCGGTGGTGCGGGACACGGTGCGCTACGAGGCGGCCCGGGCTGCGCTGGGCCTCGTCGGGGACAGTGTGGCCTTTGCCTGGGTGACGACCCGCCGGGATACGGTCTATGCCTGGGCCGAACCGCCGGCCCACCGGCCCGGTCATCCGGCGCCGCCGCTGCGGTATGAGGCGGCACGGCCCTGGCCGGTGCGCGACGCCCTCAGTGCCGGCCCGGCGCTCGTCGTCGGCGGGCAGGTGCGTGTGACGACGAACGAGGAGGTGTTTTTCGGCTCGGCGATTCCGGACGTGCACCCCCGTACGGCGGTAGGACGCACGGCCGACGGTGCCCTGCTCGTGCTGGTCGTCGACGGGCGGCAGCTCGAGAGCCGGGGGGTCAACCTGGAAGAGCTAGCGTGGCTGATGCGCGGCATCGGCGCCGTCGATGCGATCAACCTGGACGGGGGCGGGTCGGTTTCACTCGTCGTGGGCGGGCGGCTCGTCAACCGGCCCGTCGGGGGCACCGCCCTGCGCGAGGTCATGTCCGCCCTGGCGACGTTCTGCGAATGA